One window of Camelina sativa cultivar DH55 chromosome 4, Cs, whole genome shotgun sequence genomic DNA carries:
- the LOC104780980 gene encoding protein STRICTOSIDINE SYNTHASE-LIKE 7-like — MPVFFSSRFLFFSIIVPLFISIALYKLDTFDPAPVTSDAFTSSTTSLPPLLNEKFRTGAEFIGVDVLHKPEDIAYHKDSGLIYTGCVDGWVKRVKVADSVNDSVIENWVNTGSRPLGLAFGLHGEVIVADAYKGLLNISGDGKKTELLTDEAEGLRFNLTDAVVVADNGVLYFTDASSKYNLHQLNLEMFEMRPYGRLLSYDPTTRVTRVLLRDLYFANGITISPDQTHIIFCETPLKKCSKYYIDEERVEVFIEDLPGYVDNIRYDGEGHYWIAIPTGVTTLWNISLKYPFLRKLAAMMAKYGVDVMFMVDAGVMQVDLDGNPIAYYHDPTLSHIATCDKIGKYLYCGSLMHSHMLRVDIQKYPAQKKQL; from the exons ATGCCTGTCTTTTTCTCCTctcgttttctcttcttctccatcatcgtCCCCTTATTTATCTCCATCGCTCTGTACAAACTCGACACGTTCGACCCAGCTCCGGTTACTTCAGATGCATTCACTTCCTCTACTACTTCACTCCCGCCTCTTCTCAACGAAAAATTCCGAACCGGAGCTGAGTTCATCGGCGTCGATGTTCTCCATAAACCCGAAGATATCGCCTACCATAAAGACTCTGGTCTAATCTATACCGGCTGCGTAGATGGATGGGTGAAACGAGTCAAGGTCGCCGACTCAGTTAACGACTCGGTCATAGAGAACTGGGTCAACACTGGTAGTAGACCCCTCGGACTCGCTTTCGGACTCCACGGTGAAGTCATTGTAGCAGACGCCTACAAG GGACTGTTGAACATAAGCGGTGACGGGAAGAAGACGGAACTGTTAACGGACGAAGCGGAAGGGTTGAGATTTAACTTGACGGATGCAGTCGTCGTTGCGGATAACGGCGTTTTGTATTTCACAGATGCGTCTTCCAAATACAATCTCCATCAACTAAATCTTGAGATGTTCGAAATGAGACCTTATGGTCGGCTCTTGAGCTATGATCCCACCACACGTGTCACACGTGTTCTTCTCAGAGACCTTTACTTTGCTAATGGCATCACCATTTCTCCTGATCAGACTCATATCATCTTCTGTGAAACTCCCTT GAAAAAATGTAGCAAGTATTACATAGATGAGGAGCGTGTGGAAGTATTCATTGAAGATTTACCAGGTTATGTAGATAACATCCGTTACGATGGAGAAGGACACTACTGGATTGCAATACCTACG GGAGTAACAACGTTGTGGAATATTTCGTTGAAGTACCCGTTCTTAAGGAAACTAGCAGCTATGATGGCTAAGTACGGTGTGGACGTTATGTTTATGGTGGATGCAGGGGTTATGCAGGTTGATTTGGATGGTAATCCCATCGCATACTACCATGATCCTACACTCTCTCACATTGCTACTTGTGACAAGATTGGGAAATATCTATATTGTGGGAGTCTCATGCATTCCCACATGCTCCGAGTTGATATCCAGAAATATCCTGCACAGAAGAAGCAGCTTTGA
- the LOC104780979 gene encoding protein STRICTOSIDINE SYNTHASE-LIKE 6, which produces MPAVIFSSRFLFFTVTLPLLVSIALYRLDTFDPAHHPADSLVYSTASIPPLINDRFLTGAEFIGVGLLNSPEDIAYHEDSGLIYTGCVDGWVKRVKVSESVNDSVVEDWVNTGGRPLGLAFGIHGEVIVADAYKGLLNISGDGKKTELLTEEADGVRFKLTDAVAVSDNGVLYFTDGSYKYSVHQFIFDILEGKPHGRLMSFDPTTRLTRVLLSDLYFANGVSMSPDQTHLVFCETPIRRCSKYYINGGRVEVFIQGLPGYPDNIRYDYDGHYWIAMPSGVTTLWKLAMKYPFLRKITAIVAKYGYEPMFMENAGVMKVDLVGNPIAYYHDQTLSHITTGVKIGNYLYCGSLLHPHITRLDLLKYPAQNKKL; this is translated from the exons ATGCCTGCTGTAATATTCTCCTCTcggtttctcttcttcaccgTCACCCTCCCTTTGCTCGTTTCCATCGCTCTTTACCGACTCGACACCTTTGACCCAGCTCACCATCCCGCTGACTCACTAGTCTACTCTACTGCTTCAATCCCGCCGCTTATCAACGACAGATTTCTCACCGGAGCTGAGTTTATCGGCGTCGGTCTCCTCAACAGCCCCGAAGATATCGCATACCATGAAGACTCTGGTCTCATCTATACTGGCTGTGTTGATGGATGGGTGAAACGAGTCAAAGTCTCCGAGTCGGTTAATGACTCTGTCGTTGAGGATTGGGTTAACACCGGAGGTAGACCGCTCGGTCTCGCTTTCGGAATCCACGGTGAAGTCATCGTCGCAGACgcttacaag GGACTGTTGAATATTAGCGGTGACGGGAAGAAGACGGAACTGTTAACGGAAGAAGCCGACGGCGTTAGGTTTAAGCTGACGGATGCAGTCGCCGTTTCAGATAACGGCGTTTTGTATTTCACAGATGGTTCTTATAAGTACAGTGTCCATCAGTTTATTTTTGATATCTTGGAAGGTAAACCACATGGACGTCTCATGAGCTTTGACCCCACCACACGTCTCACACGTGTGCTACTCAGTGACCTTTACTTCGCTAACGGTGTCTCTATGTCTCCTGATCAGACCCATCTCGTCTTCTGTGAAACCcccat AAGAAGATGCAGTAAGTACTACATTAATGGAGGGCGTGTGGAGGTGTTCATTCAAGGCTTACCAGGTTATCCAGATAACATTCGGTACGACTATGATGGGCATTACTGGATTGCAATGCCTTCG GGAGTAACAACGCTGTGGAAGCTTGCGATGAAATACCCGTTCTTGAGGAAAATCACAGCCATAGTGGCCAAGTACGGATACGAACCTATGTTCATGGAGAATGCAGGCGTTATGAAGGTGGATTTGGTTGGGAATCCTATCGCGTACTACCATGATCAGACACTCTCTCACATAACCACCGGTGTCAAGATTGGGAACTATCTCTATTGTGGAAGTCTCTTGCATCCACACATCACCCGACTCGATCTCTTGAAATATCCCGCACAGAACAAGAAGCTTTGA
- the LOC104784010 gene encoding phosphoinositide phosphatase SAC7-like has translation MVDDVLSSDQVPECNSVRVPKIHAIYGVVGMLKLLAGSYLVVVTESERVGSFLGHPIFKITTLKVLPCDHSLKNSPEEQKKMETEFSKLLSVAEKTTGLYFSYEVNLTLSSQRLHDLGVESKSLPLWRQAEPRFLWNNYMLEVLIDNKLDQFLLPIIQGSFNSFETAIGRDIVDVTLIARRCTRRNGTYLYVLFLLFLPELHRYFLLNEKGDKMKEQLGVVRSNCIDCLDRTNVTQSMIGRKMLELQLKRIGVFGAEETISSHLNFDERYKILWANHGDEISIQYSGTPALKGDFVRYGHRTAHGVVKDGWSSLVRYYLNNFADGTKQDAIDLLQGHYIVAVSRDMAPVPQKGGLEAVANFPVALFVVLISFWFATMSLKQVGSDYKHKHLFFSLLWTGICVGITALVRANGRIFCNRPRLHKPRS, from the exons ATGGTTGATGATGTCTTATCCTCAGATCAAGTTCCAGAATGCAATTCCGTGCGTGTCCCTAAAATCCATGCCATATATGGTGTGGTTGGGATGTTGAAGCTCCTTGCAG GATCATACTTGGTGGTTGTAACCGAGAGTGAACGTGTTGGCTCGTTTCTTGGCCATCCTATATTCAAAATTACAACCCTTAAGGTTCTTCCTTGTGATCATTCACTTAAAAACTCGCCTGAAGAACAG AAAAAGATGGAGACTGAGTTCTCCAAGCTGCTAAGTGTCGCGGAAAAGACAACTGGTCTCTATTTCTCATATGAAGTTAACTTAACACTGAG CTCACAACGCTTGCATGATTTGGGTGTTGAGTCTAAGTCACTTCCTCTGTGGAGACAG GCTGAGCCGAGGTTTCTTTGGAACAATTACATGCTGGAAGTATTAATCGATAATAAG CTTGATCAGTTCTTGCTTCCAATAATTCAAGGGA GCTTTAATAGTTTTGAAACTGCCATTGGACgagatattgttgatgttactCTGATTGCAAGGAGATGCACTAGGAGAAACGGTACATATCTCTATGTGCTATTTTTACTCTTT TTACCTGAATTACACAGGTACTTTCTGTTGAATGAAAAGGGTGATAAAATGAAGGAGCAGCTTGGTGTTGTCCGATCAAACTGCATAGACTGCTTAGACCGTACAAATGTCACCCAG AGCATGATAGGTCGAAAGATGCTAGAACTTCAACTCAAAAGGATCGGTGTTTTTGGTGCTGAAGAAACCATAAGCTCACATCTGAATTTTGATGAACGCTATAAAATAT TATGGGCTAATCATGGTGATGAAATCAGCATTCAGTACTCTGGTACTCCTGCACTTAAAGGAGATTTCGTCAG GTATGGACATCGGACTGCCCATGGTGTCGTTAAAGATGGTTGGAGCTCCCTTGTACGCTATTACCTGAATAACTTTGCTGATGGAACTAAGCAG GATGCGATTGATCTCCTGCAAGGGCACTATATAGTTGCTGTGAGCCGAGACATGGCACCTGTGCCTCAAAAGGGAGGCCTTGAGGCTGTAGCT AACTTCCCAGTGGCATTGTTCGTGGTTCTGATCAGTTTCTGGTTTGCAACAATGTCTCTGAAACAAG TTGGGAGTGATTATAAGCATAAGCACTTGTTCTTCTCATTGCTGTGGACGGGGATTTGTGTGGGCATAACTGCACTAGTGAGGGCCAATGGTCGGATCTTCTGCAACCGGCCTCGTCTGCACAAGCCCAGATcctga